The genomic interval TATGTTTGGTAGGCAGCCTATTGTAAAGTAAGCTTACAAGTAGCCTACTACAAAATTGCACTAACTTAATCTAGCCAGTTGTTGTTAACACTCATATATTTAATTTCTGTTATTAAAGCAAGCTGAGTTTTACATGGTTACCTTGAATGACCCATGACTTTTGTTTATCTGTAGcctgtaaaacaaaacactgcaggCTGGTGTTGCTGCTGAGTCCTGAGCATTGCATCATAAACAGATGAGTCAGCAGAGGGACGGGCAGCCACACCGGGAGGAGGTTACCGACCAGAGACTCTCATCTGACAGAATCACGGAAGTGTCAACCAAACTCATCTCCAGCGGGAATACAAGAAACTactgtactttattttttttattattaagaaACAGCTTAACCATCAGTACGAGCAGGAGGTGAAGTGAGTTACTGTCGGGACTGGACGGTATGACTGCGGACAGAGAGGAACAGGAAGACGAACTGCTCGCTCTCCACAGTATTTTTGATTCGGATGAATTCGTCCGGGATGAGTCGAAGTTTTCCGGAGAAATCCGAGTGTCTGTCGAGCTGCCGGGAGACTTCACGGTGGTTTTAAAAGAAGGTAAAACAGTGTTTGACACGAACAAAAGTGTCtaataatgaaaaaagtaaTCAGTTCCATTCTTTAGGTAAAGGTACACAGTTATTATTAAGTTGTTATTAGTAAGAACACTTCACGCAGGCTACTTTGCAGTAGGCTACTAATTACGATTACATAACCAATACTCATATTTCATTATCAGATTAATAGTGGTGCATCAGTATCTTATTGTAGTTGTAGCTAGTTTTAATTTCCTCCAAAGGATCACAATCTCATGGGTCCTGGGATGATTTATGGACGAAGAaagtaaaaaattaaaacaccAATCGTCTTCCATGGTTTGCAATTATTTGGGTAAAACACCAAATATTTTATCCCTGCAGACTTTGGTTGTTGTGAGCTTATGAGGTCCCTGTGTACAGTTTGAGGGGAAATGTGTATTTAATGGATCTTTCTTTGAACAACTAGGTGTGCAAAATAAGTAGTGGGCTAACTATAACTTTCAAATATATGTAACTCATTAAACATgatattttcctctctgtaaaTTGGAGATTAAAGTAGCATGATATGTCAATAGCTTGAAATTGGAGGTGTGTATGGATGAGTTCATTGTCCACATCCAGCTGTTGAAATCAGAATAGCTTCTTTAACATGTGTAACATTATCTGGTTTGTTTACTTCTCAGGTGAAACACTGAGGCAGTATGAGATAtcattcctccctcctctgtgccTGACCTTTGAACTCCCTGAGGACTACCCATcgtcctcccctccctctttctccctcacctgcagctggctgacacacaaacaggtaaTGTGAGTCAAAAAACTACCTCTGATATTTACTACACGGGTTTACAACGTCAGAGCCAGATTTCTGAGGATCAGTAAAGATTACATCAGAGTGTAGCTTAATCTTCTTTTTCCACAGATCCCTTCATTAACTGCTCAGCTCGTCGATCTCTATCAGGCCACTGGGGGCGCTGTGGTGCTCTTCACCTGGATACAGTTTCTTAAAGAGGATGCACTCAAGTTCCTGGACGTCCACTCTCTGCTGGAGCTTCCATCACACGAGCAAAGCATCGCACAGGACCTCTCTGCAACATCCTCCAGAGCTGAGCATCCAACAGGGAACTTTGCTGAAAGTCAAAATCCTTCAACATTAGACGAGAGCAGCAGAGATTCTCAGGTAGCTGAGGAATCAGGACAGAATAACTCAACATCACACCACAGCAAAGTCAGGCAGACTGATCTAAACTCAGACTCTAATGAGGAGCCTCTGATCCAAAACACTTTAACTGATTCTGATAAAGATTCCTCTGATGACAGGGAGGCTGACCAGACATCTGAAAACTCAGAATTTAAGTCGGTCTCAGAGCATCTTCCATTTTCTCAGTCTGATCAAAGTAACCAGGAAGACATCTTTAATGGGGATTCTTCAGCATCATCATTTCCCTCTTCTAGCTCTCCACACCCACTGGATCAAACTGGACAAACCCCCTCTGGTCTCTCCCTGACTCCATCACAAGCCCTCCTGTCCCAGCTCTTGATCTACAACGCCACCCAGAAACAGAAAGAGTTTTCCACCACCGTCTTTGACTGTGACATATGTTTCGTCGGCTGGCTCGGTTCAGAGTGTGTTCAACTGCTCGAGTGTGACCACATCTTCTGCCGGGGCTGTCTCGGCGAGTTCTGCAAGCTCCAGATAACGGAGGGGAACGTCCGTGGTGTCACCTGTCCTAATGCAGACTGCCCTGCAACCCCTACACCTGCACAGG from Labrus mixtus chromosome 3, fLabMix1.1, whole genome shotgun sequence carries:
- the LOC132971012 gene encoding E3 ubiquitin-protein ligase RNF14-like; the protein is MTADREEQEDELLALHSIFDSDEFVRDESKFSGEIRVSVELPGDFTVVLKEGETLRQYEISFLPPLCLTFELPEDYPSSSPPSFSLTCSWLTHKQIPSLTAQLVDLYQATGGAVVLFTWIQFLKEDALKFLDVHSLLELPSHEQSIAQDLSATSSRAEHPTGNFAESQNPSTLDESSRDSQVAEESGQNNSTSHHSKVRQTDLNSDSNEEPLIQNTLTDSDKDSSDDREADQTSENSEFKSVSEHLPFSQSDQSNQEDIFNGDSSASSFPSSSSPHPLDQTGQTPSGLSLTPSQALLSQLLIYNATQKQKEFSTTVFDCDICFVGWLGSECVQLLECDHIFCRGCLGEFCKLQITEGNVRGVTCPNADCPATPTPAQVKSLVGEELFSRYDRLLLQKTLDSMSDVTYCPRRTCAAAVILEKSSRAAVCSVCKYAFCVACRKTYHGTKDCQDQRNTKTEESHHLNMTLPHSIEGLKALWKDYATGSKQRKKLLESRYGRSRLLFTLEEGLSEQWICGNSKNCPHCFCKIEKHGGCNIMTCSQCGQKFCWICLARLPSIGSHYSESPGCSI